Proteins from a genomic interval of Bombus affinis isolate iyBomAffi1 chromosome 18, iyBomAffi1.2, whole genome shotgun sequence:
- the LOC126926628 gene encoding homeotic protein ultrabithorax isoform X3, with translation MNSYFEQTAGGFYGSHHHQTGAASQHHDPATAAAYRGFPLGLGMSPYASTQHHHHTSSSLGIHPGGGTNTRPPQDSPYDASVATACKLYSSTPEATGHTTSSYSTTATKDCKQQDQASAHQNGYAAVMAAAAVKDVWQSATSGSNSQSNSVVRPSACTPEGTRVGSYGGLVGGDPASSPGNNSSSRSLTSSWNTCSLNSSASQPVATQLHQQPTNHTFYPWMAIAGKEDIAKPHWTWLQGKRSARS, from the coding sequence ATGAACTCGTACTTTGAGCAGACTGCGGGTGGCTTCTACGGAAGTCACCACCATCAGACAGGAGCCGCCAGTCAACATCATGATCCCGCCACAGCCGCGGCCTATCGAGGTTTCCCTCTCGGCCTGGGTATGTCACCTTACGCATCTACGCAGCATCATCATCACACGTCCTCGTCGTTGGGCATACATCCAGGCGGAGGTACGAACACGAGACCACCTCAAGATTCGCCGTACGACGCGAGCGTCGCGACGGCCTGCAAACTTTACTCCTCGACACCGGAGGCGACCGGACACACCACCTCTTCCTATTCGACCACAGCAACCAAGGACTGTAAGCAACAAGATCAAGCATCGGCGCATCAGAATGGTTACGCTGCGGTGATGGCAGCCGCGGCCGTCAAGGACGTTTGGCAGTCAGCGACCTCGGGGTCGAACAGTCAGAGCAATTCGGTGGTCCGTCCTTCGGCGTGCACTCCAGAAGGGACGAGGGTTGGTAGCTACGGTGGTCTCGTAGGCGGCGACCCGGCATCGAGTCCTGGTAACAACAGTTCCTCGAGGTCCCTCACGTCGTCCTGGAACACCTGCAGTTTGAACTCGTCCGCGAGCCAACCGGTTGCCACGCAACTACATCAGCAACCCACCAACCATACCTTCTACCCCTGGATGGCTATAGCAG